A DNA window from Hordeum vulgare subsp. vulgare chromosome 1H, MorexV3_pseudomolecules_assembly, whole genome shotgun sequence contains the following coding sequences:
- the LOC123422117 gene encoding uncharacterized protein LOC123422117: MAEGGRRTSMTNSVRSPPPLSLGLVCTCPKASGAASIPIPSGKPYLYGAPGSPPSPRPAPWRQRCDLPRAVPRLSIGATSDDGACAPSGRPHRAMKRRPGRRPEPALATLSPWRRRNEEKRGDEAGPAHQLERESQPRPLVRISGSVFSVLCFHFSESANCYGFGRKYVFTSRKRSSWITLSVLSPGTYL, encoded by the coding sequence ATGGCCGAAGGCGGCCGCCGGACCTCCATGACGAATTCGGTCCGtagccctccccctctctccttagGCCTTGTCTGCACCTGCCCCAAGGCCAGTGGAGCCGCCTCCATTCCCATTCCCTCCGGGAAGCCCTACCTGTATGGCGCCCCTGGATCGCCTCCGTCACCACGGCCTGCCCCATGGCGCCAGCGGTGTGACCTACCCCGAGCAGTCCCGCGGCTATCCATTGGCGCGACGAGTGACGACGGAGCATGTGCGCCCTCCGGTCGGCCCCATCGCGCGATGAAGCGACGGCCAGGCCGGCGGCCGGAGCCCGCCCTCGCCACTCTGTCGCCGTGGAGAAGAAGAAATGAGGAGAAGAGAGGAGATGAGGCAGGGCCCGCGCATCAGCTGGAGAGAGAGAGTCAACCTCGGCCCCTAGTCAGAATAAGTGGAAGTGTATTTTCCGTTTTATGCTTTCATTTCAGTGAAAGCGCAAACTGTTATGGCTTCGGCCGGAAATACGTTTTCACTTCCCGAAAGCGTAGTTCCTggattacactttctgttttatcccCAGGGACCTATTTGTAG